The following nucleotide sequence is from Austwickia chelonae.
GTTTCTCGTAGCGTCCGGTGCCGCGAGCTTTGCCGTTCTCGTCGAGTTCCATGATCTCGACGGTGAGGTCGTCATCGACTTCGGTAATGGTCCGCAGCCAGTTCATCCGTACGCCTTCGCGTTCGGCTTCGGTGGCTTCCTCGGCGTGCGCCGGCATCTGTTCCTTGGTGCGACGGTAGACGATCATCGTCTCCTCGGCTCCGAGCCGACGGGCAACGCGGGCCGCGTCCATGGCCGTGTTGCCGCCACCGTAGACGGCGACGCGACGTCCCATGATGGGGCGTTCTCCGCTGGCGACGGTGCGGAGGAAGCTGACTGCGTCGACGACCTTCTCGGCATCTCGTGCGGGCAGATCGACTCGTTTGGACAGATGTGCGCCGATGGCGACGAAGACGGCGTCGAAGCCACCTGTTTTCTGTTCGGTGAGGAGGTCCTTGACCACATGGTCGGTGACGATGCGGATCCCCATGTCTGTCAGTCGGACGATTTCTCTGTCGAGCACGCTGCGGGGGAGGCGGTACTCGGGGATGCCGTAGCGCATCATGCCGCCCGGTTGCGGGGAGCTGTCGTGGATCTCGACTTCGTGGCCGCGCCTGGCCAAGTGGTAGGCGGCGGAGAGCCCGGAAGGCCCGGCCCCGACCACGAGGACCCGACGTCCAGAGGCCGGCGGCGGCTCCGGGAAACGCCATCCTTCTTCTAGCGCAAGGTCTCCGAGGTGACGTTCCACGCCATGGATGGAGATGGGGCTGTCGAGGTCAGCTCGGTTGCAGCTGCTCTCACAGGGGTGGTAGCAGACGCGTCCGTGGACGGCCGGGAAAGGGTTGTCCCGGGTGAGGACCACCCAGGCCGCGTACGGATCCCCGTTCTTGAGGAGCCGAAGCCATTCCTGGATGTTCTCCCCTGCTGGACAGGCGTTGTTGCACGGTGGAAGAAGGTCGACGTACACCGGCATACGGGAGCGCACGGGGGCGACTCGTCCCGAGGCCTGGCGGAGGTCGGGCAGCTGGGTGATGTCACGGCGTAGCGGGGGCATTGACACACCTCGTTGTGGGTCGACGACAGACAGAGGGATCGTAGCCCTATGTTGAGACCCCGAGGAGGGACCTTCCGCCCGGTGGCTTCAACTGCTCCTCGAACGCGAGATCAGTTGCGGTTCAGTAAGGTCCGCACTGCGGCCGAGAGAACACGATCAGTGGGGGAGCCCGCAGGGCAAGCCGGTGCACCCGGAGCCGCGCCGCTCTTCTCCAGCACGAAGGCCGTGGCCGCATTCAGCACGGCTTTCTGCCCCGGAGTGAAATGGGTCCATCCGGCGCGCAATGCGCCGAGGTCACCGTGGACCTGTGCGGCGGAACAGACCGTCTCGGCGCTGATGCGCCCGTTTTTCGAGGCCTTCACCATGAAGGCGTACAAATCGTCGTGGCTGGCTTCGTCCATGGGAGTCACCAGCGGTTCAACGGTGGGCCAGAGCCTGCCGAGTTCCTCGGCGAACCGCCGAAGGTCCGGATCATCGAGTTCGGTGAGGTCAGGGGGAGGGCCGTGCCGGTTCGGCATGAGCAGTCTCCGATCGTGGGTTGAGGACGAGGTCGATGTGGGAACGCTTCACAGGTCTGCTTCGTTCCTTCCTGTTCACGGTGCCCGAATTTACGCCGACCGGTGACGGCCAAGCTCGGCCCACAGCCATCGGCGTCTACTGTGGGCGGGTGAGTGAAAGCATCAAAGTCGCTGTCATCGGCGCTTCTGGACGCATGGGATCAACTGTATGTCAGGCGGTCGAAGAGGCTCCTGACCTGGAACTTGTTGGCCGGTTCGATGTCGGGGACCAGCTCGGTGATCTCGCAGGAGCCGAGGTCGTGGTCGAGTTCAGCGTCCCGGACGCGGCTCCGGGAAATGTGGCTCACTGTCTGGAACGGGGAGTTCACGTGGTCGTCGGGACGACCGGGTGGGACGAAGGACGTCTCGCCGTGCTGCGCAAGCAGCTTTCCGAAGCGCCCGAAGGAACCGGCGCGCTCATCGCGCCGAATTTCGCGATCGGCGCGATCCTCATGATGAATTTCGCCAGGACCGCAGCACGTTTCTACGAGTCCGTCGAGATCGTCGAATTGCACCATCCGAAGAAGGTGGACGCACCTTCCGGGACGGCTGCCCGAACCGCTGAGCTCGTCGCGGCAGCCAGGAAGGACGCCGGGCTGGGCGCGGTACCGGATGCGACGACGCAGGATCCGGACGGCGCTCGCGGCGCCCAGGTCGAGGGGATCCACGTGCACGGGGTGCGACTGCGCGGGTACATCGCGCATCAGGAAGTGCTCTTCGGTGCTGAGGGCGAGGGGCTGACGATCAGGCACGACAGCTTCGACCGGGTCAGCTTCATGCCTGGCGTGCTGGAAGGCGTCCGTGGAGTTCGCTCGCACCCGGGCCTGACGATCGGCTTGGAGCACTACCTGGGCCTGAGCTGACCTCCGGGTCGGCCGCACGCATGGTTGAGGGCCCCGCCACATCGGTGGCGGGGCCCTCAACCATGCGTGCTTCGGTGCCGATCAGCAGCACCGGGATTTCGGGTTGCGTTCCATCTCGTCGTACTTGTCCCGCCAGAACTGTCGTTTGGTGGGGACCGATGCGTCGGGATGGTGCCTGCGCAGATGATCGACGTAACGGTCGTAGGCGTCGGCACCGGTCACCCCGTTGCACCACCATCGGAAAGCTCCGGTGACACGTCGGATACGTGCGAGGCTGTCACGGCTCATGACGTCAATGATGACCGCGGGTGGGCGTGGGGTCGAGGCCTGCTGCCTTCCACTCCGCCAGAACTTCTTTCTCCAACGGGGTGGGAAGGAAGGACGCCGGAGCGAAGATCTTGCTGGGGGTGGACTCCTCCTCACTGGTCGGCATTCCGCCTGCACGGAAGGCCTTCCAAACCACCCACATGGTGGTGGCGAAGACGATGAGGACGAGTAGCGCGTAGATGACCGACAGGCCCAGCTGGATGCTGGAGTTGAAGATCACCTGGTCGATCTGTTCCGGTGTCTTGGCGGTCTGGAAGCTCTGGGCTCCGGACTCCTTCGCCTTGATCGCTGCTTGTCGTACCGCGTTGTACCCGAGCTTCACGTCGGAGGAGAAGATCTTCTGGAACGAAGCGGTCTGCGTGACGATCAACAAGCCGAACAACGGCAGTCCAGGGATCCAGGAGTACTTGAACATCCCCTTCTTGCAGACGATGGCGAAGACGACGCACAGGGCGATGCAGGCCAACAGCTGGTTACTGATGCCGAACAGTGGGAACAGTGTGTTGATGCCGCCCAGCGGGTCGGTCACCCCCATGTAGAGGATGCCGCCCCACCCGAGCACCACGATGGCCGAGCAGACCCAAGCACCGACTCTCCACGAGGGGTCGGCGAAACGCTTCATCCCGGGGATGTGTGCAATCGCGTCGGAGAACATGAACCGGGCGACTCGGGTGCCGGCATCGATGGTGGTCAGGATGAACAAGGCCTCGAACATCACCGCGAAGTGGTACCAGAAGGCTTTGTTACCCAGCAGGTTGAGCAAGGGGGTTTGGTGCATGACATCGGCCATGCCCATGGCCAGGGTCGGTGCGCCACCTGTTCGGGAGATGATGGTGCTCTCGCCGACCTGCTTGGCGGCGTCGACGTACATCGAGGCATCGACGGAACCCAGGGGCGCGCCGCCGGGGCCGACCAGGCCCAGTCCGTTGGTGTAGGCCGCTGCTTTCGCGGGGTCGGGCGCTCCGGTGAGCCCACCGGGTGCATTCATCGCGAAGTACAGATGCTGGTCGAGGGTGCAGGCAGCCACCAGGGCCATGATCGCGACGAAGCTTTCGGTGAGCATGCCGCCGTAGCCGATGATCCGGGCCTGTTTCTCCTTCTCGATCAGTTTCGGTGTGGTGCCGGAGCTGATCAGGGCGTGGAACCCGGAGACCGCACCACAGGCGATGGTGATGAACAAGAAGGGGAAGAGCCCGCCGGAGAAAGCAGGTCCGGTGCCGCTTTCGGCGAACTTGGTCACGGATGGCATCTGGATGGTGGGGCCGACCACGACGATGCCCACGGCGAGCAGGACGATCGTGCCGACCTTCATGAAAGTCGACAAGTAATCGCGGGGAGCCAAGAGCAGCCACACCGGGAGGACCGAGGCCGCGAATCCGTAGAGCGCGATGATGATGGCCAGGGTCGGCTTGTCCAGGATGAAGTAGTGCGCGAAGGAGGAGTCTGCCACGTACTTGCCGGCCACGATCGAGATGACCAGCAGGACGACACCGATCAGTGAGATCTCGTTCACCGCACCTGGACGCAGGTAGCGCAGGTAGACACCCATGAACAGAGCGATCGGGATGGTGCAGGCGATGGAGAAGAGGGCCCAGGCGGACTCGGCCAGCGCACCGATCATGACAACGCCGAGTACTGCGATGAGCATGATCATGATGGTCAGTACGCCGATGATGGCTGCCCAGCCGCCGATGGGGCCGAGTTCTTCCCGGGCCATCTGCCCAAGGGACCGGCCGTTTCGGCGCATTGAGAAGTGCAGCACCATGTAGTCCTGAACGCCGCCGGCGAGGATCACGCCGAAAACGATCCATAGCGTTCCAGGCAGGTATCCCATTTGGGAGGCGAGGATGGGGCCGACGAGCGGACCTGCGCCAGCAATGGCGGCGAAGTGGTGTCCGAAGAGGACCCGCCGATCCGTCGGCATGAAGTCTTTGCCGTTGTCGAACTTTTCAGCCGGGGTGGCCCTGGCGTCATCGGGTTGGAGGAGCTTGCGCTCGATATAGCGCGCGTAGAACTGCAGCGCTATCAGATAGCTTCCGACAGCGGCGAAGACGAACCATCGGGCGTTGACCTCCTCTCCACGGACGAGGGCGATCATGATCCAGCCGACTCCGGCCAGGACGGCACAGACGGCTAGGTAGATTCGGGTCTTCCGCGTCAGACGCGAAGGCTCGTTCACAGCGATCGGAGGTAGCGCAGGGTCGTTCCGGACCTTGGCCTCCGTCACGGTGTCGACGCTCATTGTCGGCTCCTCGATGGGTGCTAGAACACGGGCAAGTTACCCATGGGTGTCAGCCCCGGGAAGCGCATCGCGCAAAGAATCGCCGACCGTTAGACGGTGGTGACCTGCACGAATACTCTCCCCTGAGTAGTTATGGGAGTGTATTCGACTCAGGGAGAATGATTCTGGCCTGTCCACCATGGACCGGAAGTACCGCTACATCGGGAATCTTTTCATGGTGATTCTTTCCGCGAGAAGGTCAGTAGTGATATACGCGGGCTTGACGTGAAGCACAGGCAAAGCGGAGAGCAGCATCGGCTCCGTCGAGCCTGACGCGCGGCAAGGCCTCACCGAAGGGGAGAACCTGTCCGCAGGGACACCACGAGACGCACCTCGGTCACCGTCCGTCCCTCGGGGTCGACCACGCGTTCCCGGCGGGCGCCATCGGCAACGAAACCCGCTCCCTGGAGGTGGGCCCGCATCTCCTCATGTCCGATCAGAACCCAGCTGATGAGTAGATCACCGCCCCGCTGCTCGACACTCTCTGCCACGGCAGCCATCAGCCGGCTGGCGTGGCCCCGGCACCGATGACGTTCGACGACGCCGAACAGGAGCAACTCGGTGGCATCCAGGTCCGGTTCGTCGCCCGGCGCCACCGCCGCTAGACCGACGATGCTCTCGTCCTCCGCTGCGATCAGGAGCAGGTGGTCGGCCGACGGCGGGGCGGACAATGAGGAGCGCCAGGCCTGAGCGAAGGACTCAGGGGTGCACAGGGCGAGGGCTTCGGCCGGCAGGACATCGGTGAAGGCGCCAACCCACAGATCTGCCTGGACCGCTCCGACCGCCTCGGCGTCGTCCGGGTTGGCTTGCCGAACAGTCGAACGAGAAGCCACGAGCCCGGTCGGTTCTGCGGTGGCGCGACGGCGGGGGAAGGGGAGCGGAACACTCATCGACAAGGCCTCGCTATACGTTGATAAGTGACGAAAGCGAAGGCGAAACGATCATCACGATCGGTCTCCGCCCATTGGGATGGTTCGAGCACGGGGAAATGGATCTCACCGGAGGCTTCCGCATCGACCTCGGTTACTTCGGCATGGGTCGCGAGGGGGAGGAAAGCTTCGTAGATCTCCCCACCTCCGATCACCATGATGTGATCGGATCCGGGCAGCGCACGGGCAGCCTCCAGCGCCGCCACCGGGTCATGGGCGACAGTAGCGCCTTCGGCGGACCACTCGGTGTCCCTGCTCAGGACGACGGCGGGGCGACCGGGCAAAGGGCGGCCGATCGCCGCCCAGGTGCGTCGGCCCATGATCAGCGGGTGCCCCATCGTCAACCGACGAAAACGCTGCTGGTCCTCACGCAGATGCCAGGGCTGGTCCTGCCCGTCTCCGATCACCCGGTTCGCGGCGATCATCGCGACCAGCACGATCTGCTCGCCGTCGAGGGCCTGGGGAGTCCTGGTGTGGGTCATACCGCGATCGGTGCCTTGATCGTCGGGTGTGGGTCGTAGCCGACCAGGCGGACATCCTCGATCAAGTGGTCCTCCAGTCGTTCCCGAGGAGCGAGCTCCAGCGTGGGCAGGGGTCGGGGTTCACGTGCGAGCTGGGTCCGGGCCTGATCCAGATGATTCAGGTACAGATGGGCATCTCCCAGGGTGTGGACGAAATCACCGGCTTCCAACCCGGTGGCTTGGGCGACCATGTGGGTCAACAACGCGTAAGAAGCGATGTTGAAGGGCACGCCGAGGAAGACGTCTGCGCTGCGCTGGTAGAGCTGACAGGACAATCGCCCTCTGTCGACGTGGAACTGGAAGAGGACATGGCATGGGGGGAGCGCCATCGAGTCGACTTCGGCGACATTCCAGGCGGACACGATGTGTCGTCGGCTGTACGGATCGGACCGGATGGCGGAGATCACCTTCGTGATCTGATCGATGCTGTTCCCGTCCGGGGTGGGCCAGGAGCGCCACTGATGTCCGTAGACCGGGCCGAGCTCGCCGTCGACGTCCGCCCACTCGTCCCAGATCGTGATGCCCTGCTCCTGGAGCCAGCGCACATTGGTGTCGCCGCGCAAGAACCAGATGAGCTCACCCACGATCGAACGCAGATGTAGTTTCTTGGTGGTCAGTACGGGAAACCCTGCGGACAGGTCGAAACGCATCTGGTGTCCGAAGACTCCGAGCGTCCCGGTTCCGGTCCGGTCGTCGCGGGGCGTTCCCTCATCGAGGATGCGTCGAAGGAGATCGTGGTAGGCCTGCACAGGGAAGAAGCCTAGGGCCTTCGGTCGGCAGGTTGTTCAGGCTTGCCGGGGCGGGCCGGTTCCGAGCTACGGGGGTGAGTTGTGATGCCCATCACAGTGGCGTGGCGTTGTCTGCGAATCGCCCGCTCGTCGATTCAGGATGGATCAGGTGGTCGTGGCGCCATCCGGACCCCCGAGCGGGTGACGCCACGGCTGCCGTCCACGTCAGAAAGCCTGAGGCTCGTGGCGCTGCTATCGCGCGGACAGCGTCGACGGGCCCTGCGCAGCGAACTTCCGGACACTTCTCCTCGACGAGGGTCTGTGGAAGAGGAACCAGGTCGATCCATGGGCGGCAGTGCCCTGAGGTGCCCATCGGCGATACCGTGAAGGGGAATGTCCTGTTCCTCCGCCACATCCTCAGGAGCCCGAATCACGTGAGCCATCCCCACCCCGAACTGACTGCACCCGAACCGCTTGCGCCGTCGGGCGTCCGAATCGTCGCCCTCGGTGGTCTGGGCGAGGTCGGACGCAATATGACAGTCGTGGAGTACAACTCCAAACTTCTCATCGTCGACTGCGGAGTTCTCTTCCCCGACGACCACCAGCCCGGAGTGGATTTGATCCTGCCGGACTTCGGTTACATCGAGGAACGAGTCGACGACATCGAGGCCGTCGTTCTCACCCACGGGCACGAAGACCATATCGGCGCAGTGCCCTACCTCCTGCGCCTGCGCAAGGACATCCCTCTGCTGGGGTCGAATCTGACGCTTGCGCTCCTGGAGGCCAAGCTCCGGGAGCACCGCATCAAACCGGTGCTGCGGAAGGTCGTCGAGGGAGAACGGGCCACGGTCGGCGGGTTCGACCTGGAGTTCCTCGCGGTGAACCACTCGATTCCCGATGCCTTGGCCGTGGCGATCCGTACCGAGGCAGGTCTCATACTGCACACCGGTGACTTCAAGATGGACCAGCTGCCGCTCGACAAGCGGGTCACGGACCTTCGGGGGTTCGCCCGGCTCGGCGAAGAGGGGGTGGACCTCTTCCTCACCGATTCCACCAATGCCGAGGTGCCCGGATTCACCATGCCGGAGAAGGACATCTACCCGGCGCTGGAAACTGTTTTCGAGAAAGCGGATCGGCGGATCATCGTCGCCTCGTTCGCTTCCCATGTCCATCGTGTCCAGCAGGTGCTCGATGCGGCAGAAGAATTCGGCCGCAAAGTAGCTTTCGTCGGTCGATCGATGGTGCGCAATATGACCATCGCCGAAGAACTCGGCTATCTCCGCGTTCCCGGTCGCACCGTGGTCGACGTTCGTAAGCTTCGCGACTTCCCTGACGATGAACAGGTGCTCATCTGCACCGGATCGCAGGGAGAGCCGATGGCGGCGCTTTCCCGTATGGCCAACCGGGATCACGCTATCGAGGTCGGGGAAGGGGACACCGTCATCCTTGCCTCCTCCTTGATTCCTGGAAATGAAAATGCCGTTTATCGGGTGATCAACGGATTGATGAGACTCGGTGCCACGGTGGTGCATCGCGGGAATGCCAAGGTGCATGTCTCCGGGCACGCCAGCGCCGGTGAGCTTCTTTACTGTTACAACGTCGTCCGTCCGACAAATGTCATGCCCGTCCACGGGGAGTGGCGGCATCTCGTGGCAAATGGTGCACTGGCCATCGCCACGGGGGTTCCCCGCGACCGGGTCGTTCTGGCCGAGAACGGTGTCGTTGTCGACCTGGTCGACGGCCTGGCCCGTATCGCCGGTGCGGTGGACTGCGGATATGTCTACGTCGACGGCTCCTCAGTCGGTGCGACCGACGAAGCCCTGTTGAAGGACCGTCGAATTCTGCGGGATGAGGGTTTCGTCACCGTCATCGTCGCCGTCGATGCCAGCAGGGGAAAGGTCTCCTCGGAACCGGAGATCCTGTCGCGCGGTGTCGCCGAGGATCAGGAGACCTTCCGCAAAGTGTCCCCCTTGATCGTGGAGGCCGTCGAGGACGCCATGGGTAAGGGTGTCGTGGACACCTACCAGTTGCAGCAGCTGATTCGACGAACGGTCGGTTCGTTTGTCGGCGGAAAATTGCGTCGTCGCCCGATGATCATCCCCGTCGTCGTCGAGGTCTGATCCATCCCCGGGTGCACCCGAGTCGTCCAGGTAATTTCCAGGT
It contains:
- a CDS encoding dihydrofolate reductase, whose product is MTHTRTPQALDGEQIVLVAMIAANRVIGDGQDQPWHLREDQQRFRRLTMGHPLIMGRRTWAAIGRPLPGRPAVVLSRDTEWSAEGATVAHDPVAALEAARALPGSDHIMVIGGGEIYEAFLPLATHAEVTEVDAEASGEIHFPVLEPSQWAETDRDDRFAFAFVTYQRIARPCR
- a CDS encoding GNAT family N-acetyltransferase, which codes for MSVPLPFPRRRATAEPTGLVASRSTVRQANPDDAEAVGAVQADLWVGAFTDVLPAEALALCTPESFAQAWRSSLSAPPSADHLLLIAAEDESIVGLAAVAPGDEPDLDATELLLFGVVERHRCRGHASRLMAAVAESVEQRGGDLLISWVLIGHEEMRAHLQGAGFVADGARRERVVDPEGRTVTEVRLVVSLRTGSPLR
- a CDS encoding thymidylate synthase — encoded protein: MQAYHDLLRRILDEGTPRDDRTGTGTLGVFGHQMRFDLSAGFPVLTTKKLHLRSIVGELIWFLRGDTNVRWLQEQGITIWDEWADVDGELGPVYGHQWRSWPTPDGNSIDQITKVISAIRSDPYSRRHIVSAWNVAEVDSMALPPCHVLFQFHVDRGRLSCQLYQRSADVFLGVPFNIASYALLTHMVAQATGLEAGDFVHTLGDAHLYLNHLDQARTQLAREPRPLPTLELAPRERLEDHLIEDVRLVGYDPHPTIKAPIAV
- a CDS encoding carbon starvation CstA family protein, which codes for MSVDTVTEAKVRNDPALPPIAVNEPSRLTRKTRIYLAVCAVLAGVGWIMIALVRGEEVNARWFVFAAVGSYLIALQFYARYIERKLLQPDDARATPAEKFDNGKDFMPTDRRVLFGHHFAAIAGAGPLVGPILASQMGYLPGTLWIVFGVILAGGVQDYMVLHFSMRRNGRSLGQMAREELGPIGGWAAIIGVLTIMIMLIAVLGVVMIGALAESAWALFSIACTIPIALFMGVYLRYLRPGAVNEISLIGVVLLVISIVAGKYVADSSFAHYFILDKPTLAIIIALYGFAASVLPVWLLLAPRDYLSTFMKVGTIVLLAVGIVVVGPTIQMPSVTKFAESGTGPAFSGGLFPFLFITIACGAVSGFHALISSGTTPKLIEKEKQARIIGYGGMLTESFVAIMALVAACTLDQHLYFAMNAPGGLTGAPDPAKAAAYTNGLGLVGPGGAPLGSVDASMYVDAAKQVGESTIISRTGGAPTLAMGMADVMHQTPLLNLLGNKAFWYHFAVMFEALFILTTIDAGTRVARFMFSDAIAHIPGMKRFADPSWRVGAWVCSAIVVLGWGGILYMGVTDPLGGINTLFPLFGISNQLLACIALCVVFAIVCKKGMFKYSWIPGLPLFGLLIVTQTASFQKIFSSDVKLGYNAVRQAAIKAKESGAQSFQTAKTPEQIDQVIFNSSIQLGLSVIYALLVLIVFATTMWVVWKAFRAGGMPTSEEESTPSKIFAPASFLPTPLEKEVLAEWKAAGLDPTPTRGHH
- a CDS encoding NAD(P)-binding protein gives rise to the protein MPPLRRDITQLPDLRQASGRVAPVRSRMPVYVDLLPPCNNACPAGENIQEWLRLLKNGDPYAAWVVLTRDNPFPAVHGRVCYHPCESSCNRADLDSPISIHGVERHLGDLALEEGWRFPEPPPASGRRVLVVGAGPSGLSAAYHLARRGHEVEIHDSSPQPGGMMRYGIPEYRLPRSVLDREIVRLTDMGIRIVTDHVVKDLLTEQKTGGFDAVFVAIGAHLSKRVDLPARDAEKVVDAVSFLRTVASGERPIMGRRVAVYGGGNTAMDAARVARRLGAEETMIVYRRTKEQMPAHAEEATEAEREGVRMNWLRTITEVDDDLTVEIMELDENGKARGTGRYEKLAADTVILALGQEADSGFLRSIPGMRFDGDIVQVDPTTLMTDVPGIFAGGDAVPSERTVTIGVGHGKRAARTIDAWLNSCLGQRPDKHPVVHLDDLHLWYFGDFARRAQPELDPDTRIGAFDEVVGGLDAEQAVFEAQRCLSCGNCIECDGCLGSCPEHAVIKLGRGHRYRYDYDRCTGCGTCYEQCPVHAIEMVPEGRPDRPLTGPGQGPTSADDVRQGGLL
- a CDS encoding ribonuclease J, whose protein sequence is MSHPHPELTAPEPLAPSGVRIVALGGLGEVGRNMTVVEYNSKLLIVDCGVLFPDDHQPGVDLILPDFGYIEERVDDIEAVVLTHGHEDHIGAVPYLLRLRKDIPLLGSNLTLALLEAKLREHRIKPVLRKVVEGERATVGGFDLEFLAVNHSIPDALAVAIRTEAGLILHTGDFKMDQLPLDKRVTDLRGFARLGEEGVDLFLTDSTNAEVPGFTMPEKDIYPALETVFEKADRRIIVASFASHVHRVQQVLDAAEEFGRKVAFVGRSMVRNMTIAEELGYLRVPGRTVVDVRKLRDFPDDEQVLICTGSQGEPMAALSRMANRDHAIEVGEGDTVILASSLIPGNENAVYRVINGLMRLGATVVHRGNAKVHVSGHASAGELLYCYNVVRPTNVMPVHGEWRHLVANGALAIATGVPRDRVVLAENGVVVDLVDGLARIAGAVDCGYVYVDGSSVGATDEALLKDRRILRDEGFVTVIVAVDASRGKVSSEPEILSRGVAEDQETFRKVSPLIVEAVEDAMGKGVVDTYQLQQLIRRTVGSFVGGKLRRRPMIIPVVVEV
- the dapB gene encoding 4-hydroxy-tetrahydrodipicolinate reductase, with product MSESIKVAVIGASGRMGSTVCQAVEEAPDLELVGRFDVGDQLGDLAGAEVVVEFSVPDAAPGNVAHCLERGVHVVVGTTGWDEGRLAVLRKQLSEAPEGTGALIAPNFAIGAILMMNFARTAARFYESVEIVELHHPKKVDAPSGTAARTAELVAAARKDAGLGAVPDATTQDPDGARGAQVEGIHVHGVRLRGYIAHQEVLFGAEGEGLTIRHDSFDRVSFMPGVLEGVRGVRSHPGLTIGLEHYLGLS
- a CDS encoding YbdD/YjiX family protein codes for the protein MSRDSLARIRRVTGAFRWWCNGVTGADAYDRYVDHLRRHHPDASVPTKRQFWRDKYDEMERNPKSRCC